From the genome of Thermoplasmata archaeon:
ACGAAGTTCTCGATCCCTTGGCCGAAGGAAATCTTGTGGCCCTCGCTGATGATCGGGGCGATCGTGATGCGTTCCGCGGGCAGGACTTCCGCCTTGCGGACCTCGACCTTGTCCCCGAGGCTGACGCCGACGTTCCGACGCACGAGGCCGTCGATCCGAATGATGCTCTTGCCTTCGTCTTCCTGCATCACGCGGAAGAGCTTCGCCGCCGTCGACTTCTTCCCGATAATCTGGATAATCTCGCCGACGTCGACTCCCAGGGCGACCCGGGTCTTCGTGTCGACCCGCGCCCTCCCCAGACCGACGTCGGATTGGGGCGCCTCGGCGACCTTGAGCACGATGCGCTCCGACACACGGCTTTCAACTCCTCGGGCCTATTTCTATGTTGTTGTCCCATAATCGCCTTGTCGGACACGCGCGCGAATATGGCGGGGAATCACGAGATGGTGCGCCGCTCCTTGACCTCGCTGGACTGGTGCACGACGAGGTCCCTTGCCTCGACCAGGTCGATGTGGCAGTGCGGTCCGATCTGGACCTCTTCGCCGTACACCGACGATGCCGTGGTCGCCTCGAGCGAGACCTCCTCACCTTCGATTCGGTCCGCGATGAGCTCCCCCCGAACGCGAAAGAAGGCTCCCGTGGCTTTCACTCGAATCTGCTCGCCGTGGATCTTCGGGATGCGGGAGGTCCCGCCCAACTCGATGTCGATGTCCTCGGCCTCCAAACCACTATCGATGCGGACGGACCCCGAGGAGTGGAAGTCCTCTGCGTGGACCTTGCCTTTGACCTGCAGGGAGCCGCTGGATGAAATCTCGTCCACCTCGATGTCGCCCTCCACCTGCAAAGATCCGCTCGACTCGACCTCGTCCGCTCGCAACGTGCCCGAGATTCGAGTCGAACCGGCGCAGCGGAACTCGTCAACCGTCACGTCGCCCTCGCAGCTGCACGATCCGGCAATGCGGGCGACGTCGGCCACGAGGGGGCCCTGGACTCTCGCGTTGCCGGCGGATCGGAACTCGACGGTCTTCACCGGATTTCCGCTCACCACGCCAGAGCCGACGATCTTAATCGCCTCGTCGCTGAGGACCGTTCCGATGCCGGAAAAGTCCACGGCGCGCATCGCATCACTCACCGCGCGGGCCGCGTCCGCGGCAACTCGGGTGGCATCCGCGGCGGCGCTCGTGGCTTGCTCCGTCGCCTCCGCAACCGCCGCACCGATCGTAGCCTCGAGCGGCTCGACCGAAGGCTCGCGCGGCTCGGGTTCCTCCGTCCCTTCCGGCTCCGCGTCATAGCGGGCCTTGATTTCGAGGTACGTCGTCTCCGAAATCTCGCCGCGGGCGAGGCGCTCCTCGAGCTTCCGAAGGATGTCCTTGCGCCTCATCGGTTCCACCGGGGAGCGTTCGCCGCCGCGAAATACATTTCCTTCCGCACGAGGACCCCGAGAGGCGTCTCCGGGATCGGGTACGGAGGCGTTCCCCGGTCTCGATCGGCTCTCATCGCGGCGTCCGCACGGAAACGAAACAGGAACTCAGCCAATCCCGCGTTCTCTATCCCGAACATAGAGTGTCGATGGGGGCGGAGTTATTTATACAAACGTCGCGGATAAAAATGACAACGTCCGCCGGGTTGCTGACATCATCTCCTCGCAGGGAGATGTCGACCAAGATGCGGTGGAAGAACGTTGAAGTACGCTGAAGCGACTCGGCCGTGGAGATGGCGGAGCCCTTGGAGCTCATCCGGATTGCGGCCTCGGAGACGCGCCGCCAAATCCTCCGATTGCTCCAGCAGGGCTTCGATCATCCCGAGGACCTCGCGAAGAAATTGAAAATCCGGCGGACCTCGGTCGACAAGCAACTCGCTGAACTGTTCTCCTGGGGACTCGTCGACCGAGCCGCGGTGTTTCCGCCGAACGGGCGCCCGCGAATCGTGTATCAGGTGACGCAGCGAGGGCGAGACCTCCTCGACTTGCTCGAGCGCGTCGTGAAGGAGTACACGACCGGCTTCCGCACGGACTTCGATCGGGAACTCGAGGCGCTCGAATCGAAACTCGCCGCCGGCGAAATCGCGGAAGAGATGTACTTCAAGCGGAGGAAGGAACTCGAGGCTCGGTACAGCCTAGCGCTTTGAGCCGCGTTCCTTGCGCCGCGCGCGCTCGATCGCCTCGTCAAGGGAAAGTTCGCCTCGGGCGACGGCTCCGGCAAGCTCCGAAGAGATCGTCACGACGCCTCCGCTCCCGAGGCGGGAGCGCCGCTGAATCTCGCGGACCTCCCCCGGCGTCGGGCGGATCTCGAACGGGGGGACGGCCCGCCGACCCGGCGTGCGAGCGATCTCGATCGCCGCATCGACGTCCGGCTGGGGGCTCCGATGGGTCGTCCCCGCCTCGTCGACGATCTCCACGCGCAAGCGGTCCCGCGAGAGCGCGTTCAGAATGCGATTCCGATTTGTGGGGTCGCCGTGACCGACGCGCACCTTCACCTCCTCCGCAGGGAACGTCCGGACGGCCTGATGGACGTGGAATGCGACGGCCTCCGGACTCGCGGCGATCCGCGTGTCGATCACGTCCCCATCCCCGACGATCGCGACCCCGGGCTCGCGGCCCGGGTCCACGCCGATCCAGAGCTCCCGCCAGGCCGCCTTGCCCTTGAGCAGTTGGAGCGCCTTCGCGATCGACGCATCGATGTCGTCGACCCGGACGACGTACGGGAAGCGGATCTTCGCCGCTTCGGCGGAGGACGTGAGGATCGCCCCGACCGACTCCGGGATTCGGCGGGCGAACGAAAGG
Proteins encoded in this window:
- a CDS encoding winged helix-turn-helix domain-containing protein — its product is MAEPLELIRIAASETRRQILRLLQQGFDHPEDLAKKLKIRRTSVDKQLAELFSWGLVDRAAVFPPNGRPRIVYQVTQRGRDLLDLLERVVKEYTTGFRTDFDRELEALESKLAAGEIAEEMYFKRRKELEARYSLAL